In one Zobellia galactanivorans genomic region, the following are encoded:
- a CDS encoding LacI family DNA-binding transcriptional regulator yields MKRKITLKQIARELEVSISTVSKALKDSNEISKDTKQKIQAFAKLYNYRPNNIALSLKNRRTKNIGVIIPDIVHHFFTTVFRGIEKYANARGYNVIVCVSDESYDKEVVNMELLANGSIDGFIMSISAGTQQKNDFHHLREVMDQGFPLVLFDRVIDGVECDKVVMNDEEIAYEATCKFLEEGKKKVALVTTESYFNVSEKRAEGYRRALIEQGAHYDPKLTLVVPFRGGEESCIEAFFVEEEFDAVLCVNEVFAVQVMGIAQEKGYRVPEDISVIGFTNGLLSRYSSPTLTTIAQHGERMGEVAAEMLIEKLENEIGFEEEETYRTEIIEATLIERNSTGKKK; encoded by the coding sequence TTGAAGCGAAAAATCACTCTAAAACAAATAGCAAGAGAATTAGAGGTATCTATCTCCACGGTTTCAAAAGCGTTAAAGGACAGTAACGAGATAAGTAAAGATACCAAACAGAAGATACAGGCCTTTGCCAAACTGTATAATTATAGACCAAACAACATAGCCTTAAGCTTAAAAAATAGAAGGACGAAGAATATAGGGGTCATAATTCCCGATATTGTGCATCACTTTTTTACCACTGTGTTCAGGGGCATAGAAAAGTATGCCAATGCGCGGGGTTACAACGTCATCGTCTGTGTGTCGGACGAATCTTATGATAAGGAGGTGGTAAATATGGAGCTGCTCGCCAATGGGAGTATCGATGGTTTTATAATGTCGATCTCTGCCGGAACACAACAGAAAAACGACTTCCATCATTTAAGGGAGGTCATGGATCAGGGCTTTCCCTTGGTGCTGTTCGATCGGGTCATAGATGGGGTAGAATGCGATAAGGTGGTGATGAACGATGAGGAAATAGCATATGAAGCTACCTGTAAATTTTTGGAAGAAGGAAAAAAGAAAGTAGCTTTGGTGACTACCGAGAGTTATTTTAATGTAAGCGAAAAAAGGGCGGAAGGCTATAGGCGGGCCCTAATTGAACAAGGTGCCCATTACGACCCCAAACTCACTCTTGTGGTGCCTTTTAGGGGCGGGGAAGAATCGTGTATCGAGGCCTTTTTTGTAGAGGAAGAGTTCGATGCCGTATTATGTGTAAACGAGGTCTTTGCGGTTCAGGTTATGGGTATAGCACAAGAAAAAGGATATAGGGTGCCGGAAGATATTTCGGTTATTGGTTTTACCAATGGCCTTTTATCGCGATATTCCTCCCCAACATTGACCACCATAGCGCAGCACGGTGAGCGAATGGGGGAAGTTGCCGCGGAAATGTTGATCGAAAAACTTGAAAATGAAATCGGGTTTGAGGAAGAGGAAACCTATAGGACCGAGATTATAGAGGCTACCCTAATAGAACGAAACTCTACGGGCAAGAAAAAGTAA
- a CDS encoding glycerophosphodiester phosphodiesterase, whose product MENKKPLVIGHRGAMGHETENTIASIEKAMEMGVDMLEIDVFKIKSGEIVVFHDDSVERLTDGEGAIESYSLAELKALTLEGGHKIPTLQEVLEVMGGRTQLNIELKGRNTAADVNTMMEAAVKTGKWKLDDFIISSFEWEELRDMRALNTDVRIAILTEGNPLGGLVIGEDLNAEAVNPNFKRLTAKNTQKIKEAGFKIYPWTVNDPQDILQMKRLGVDGIITNYPERIE is encoded by the coding sequence ATGGAAAATAAAAAACCGCTTGTTATTGGTCACCGTGGGGCCATGGGGCATGAAACCGAGAATACCATAGCCTCTATTGAAAAAGCCATGGAAATGGGGGTAGATATGTTGGAAATTGATGTTTTCAAGATCAAAAGCGGTGAAATCGTAGTGTTTCACGACGATAGCGTAGAACGCTTGACCGATGGGGAGGGGGCAATAGAGAGCTATAGCCTGGCCGAACTGAAGGCTTTGACCCTAGAAGGTGGGCATAAGATACCCACGCTTCAAGAAGTCTTGGAGGTTATGGGGGGAAGGACCCAGCTCAATATCGAGCTAAAAGGAAGAAACACCGCGGCCGATGTAAATACCATGATGGAAGCCGCTGTAAAGACGGGGAAATGGAAGCTGGACGATTTTATCATTTCCAGTTTTGAGTGGGAGGAACTGCGGGACATGCGCGCTCTGAATACCGATGTCCGTATCGCCATATTGACGGAAGGGAATCCCTTAGGGGGGCTTGTCATTGGTGAGGACTTGAATGCAGAGGCCGTCAACCCTAATTTTAAACGGCTCACGGCTAAGAATACCCAAAAGATAAAGGAAGCAGGCTTCAAGATCTACCCTTGGACGGTAAACGACCCCCAAGATATACTGCAAATGAAACGATTGGGCGTAGATGGTATCATTACCAATTATCCTGAACGCATAGAATAA
- the pgmB gene encoding beta-phosphoglucomutase, which produces MGASAFIFDLDGVIVDTAKYHYLAWKKLANELGFEFTKEQNELFKGVSRKRCLEILLDIGGITATQEQFDRWMVEKNEDYLEYIEKMDASEILPDVPKVIGFLKDRNIPIALGSASKNARPILEKVKLLPSFDAIVDGNDVSKAKPDPEVFLIAARKLNVAPENCVVFEDAVAGIQAANNADMISIGIGDAQILSEADYNFNDFTEMSLAFLESLTSVQA; this is translated from the coding sequence ATGGGAGCATCAGCGTTTATATTTGATCTTGACGGAGTCATTGTCGACACCGCAAAATATCATTATTTGGCTTGGAAAAAACTGGCCAATGAACTTGGATTTGAATTTACAAAAGAACAGAACGAACTCTTCAAAGGGGTAAGTCGTAAACGATGTCTTGAGATTCTTCTTGATATAGGGGGGATTACCGCTACCCAAGAACAGTTTGATCGATGGATGGTCGAAAAAAATGAGGACTATCTTGAGTATATAGAAAAAATGGACGCTTCGGAAATTTTGCCCGATGTGCCCAAGGTCATAGGTTTTCTGAAGGATAGAAATATTCCCATTGCCCTAGGTTCGGCAAGTAAAAATGCACGCCCTATTTTGGAAAAGGTCAAACTTTTACCTTCTTTTGATGCCATTGTTGATGGTAACGATGTAAGCAAGGCAAAACCGGACCCCGAAGTGTTTTTGATCGCGGCCCGAAAATTGAATGTGGCCCCCGAAAACTGTGTCGTATTTGAAGATGCGGTTGCGGGCATACAGGCGGCCAACAATGCCGATATGATAAGCATTGGTATCGGCGATGCCCAGATTCTTTCTGAGGCGGATTATAATTTCAACGACTTTACCGAAATGAGCCTTGCTTTTCTTGAAAGCTTGACATCGGTTCAAGCTTAA
- a CDS encoding glycoside hydrolase family 65 protein: MQEYIKADPWSIIEEGFDKELVKSSESIFSIGNGAMGQRANFEEQYSGETFQGSYIAGVYYPDKTRVGWWKNGYPEYFAKVLNAPSWIGIDVYINGEALDLNTCKKVDRFSRELNMKEGWYLRVFTAVLPNGTQVSVKVTRFLSLDLDEVGAINYEITPENADAEIKFVPYLDSGITNEDSNWDDKFWNTTSVRSEAGQAFIEAHTMKTHFETCTFMENRLFLNGQALIAKPAEHTADMRVAHEYVQMAKQGETLSLHKFGGYTVSRNHQASALVEASRTALGKAFELGFDTLLEKQKQAWAKIWEMSDITIAGDIKAQQGIRFNIFQLNQTYLGKDSRLNIGPKGFTGEKYGGSTYWDTEAYCIPFYMATKDQNVARSLLKYRYNHLEKAIENAQKLGFSNGAALYPMVTMNGEECHNEWEITFEEIHRNGAIAFAIYNYYRFTGDYSYIPEMGLEVLIGIARFWHQRASFSTAKNKYVILGVTGPNEYENNVNNNWYTNYLAKWCIDFAVEQLQKVEDGYNDDYRRVIGKTKLTDSEVSQWKKVAGNIYFPYSEEKGVFLQQDGFLDKELITVDQLPKNQRPINQKWSWDRILRSPYIKQADVLQGFYFFEDHFTEEELEKHFDFYEPFTVHESSLSPCVHSIQAAKLNRMQQAYMFYLRTSRLDLDDYNKEVEEGLHITSMAGTWMSIVEGFGGMRIVDDKLSFEPKIPEQWEAYSFKINFRNRILKVTVKKNSTEFLLNGQDDMSIRLNGERVVLKPNKLKVV; the protein is encoded by the coding sequence ATGCAAGAGTATATAAAAGCCGACCCCTGGTCGATAATCGAAGAGGGGTTTGATAAGGAATTGGTCAAGTCTTCCGAAAGTATTTTTAGCATCGGCAACGGGGCTATGGGGCAACGGGCCAACTTTGAGGAACAGTATTCGGGAGAAACCTTTCAAGGTAGTTATATCGCTGGGGTTTACTATCCCGACAAGACCCGTGTCGGGTGGTGGAAAAATGGCTATCCCGAATATTTTGCAAAGGTTTTAAATGCGCCTAGTTGGATTGGTATAGATGTTTATATCAATGGCGAAGCCCTAGATCTGAACACTTGTAAAAAAGTAGACCGATTTAGTCGGGAACTGAATATGAAAGAAGGTTGGTACCTCCGTGTTTTTACCGCTGTGCTGCCCAATGGCACGCAGGTGTCGGTAAAGGTTACCCGTTTCTTGTCACTTGATTTAGATGAGGTAGGGGCCATCAATTATGAAATCACCCCCGAAAATGCCGATGCGGAAATTAAGTTTGTTCCCTATTTAGATAGCGGTATTACCAACGAGGATTCCAATTGGGACGATAAGTTCTGGAACACCACCTCGGTCAGATCCGAAGCGGGTCAGGCCTTCATAGAGGCCCATACAATGAAAACCCATTTCGAGACCTGTACGTTTATGGAAAACAGATTGTTCCTCAATGGCCAGGCCTTGATCGCTAAGCCTGCGGAACATACGGCCGATATGCGCGTGGCCCATGAGTATGTTCAAATGGCCAAGCAAGGTGAGACTTTGTCGCTCCATAAATTCGGAGGGTATACCGTGTCGAGAAATCACCAGGCCTCTGCTTTGGTAGAAGCCTCAAGAACAGCCTTGGGCAAAGCTTTCGAATTGGGTTTCGATACGCTTCTCGAAAAGCAAAAACAGGCATGGGCCAAAATTTGGGAAATGAGCGATATCACGATTGCAGGCGATATTAAGGCGCAACAAGGTATCCGTTTTAATATTTTTCAGTTGAACCAAACCTATCTGGGAAAAGATTCCCGGTTGAATATTGGCCCTAAAGGGTTTACCGGGGAAAAATACGGAGGTAGCACCTATTGGGATACCGAAGCTTATTGTATCCCTTTCTATATGGCCACCAAAGACCAGAACGTTGCCCGGAGTTTGTTGAAATACCGGTACAACCACCTTGAAAAGGCTATCGAGAACGCTCAAAAATTAGGTTTTTCCAATGGCGCCGCCCTTTATCCCATGGTTACCATGAACGGGGAGGAGTGCCATAACGAATGGGAGATTACTTTTGAGGAAATCCACCGTAACGGGGCCATAGCTTTTGCTATTTACAACTACTATCGGTTTACGGGCGACTATTCGTATATCCCTGAAATGGGACTTGAAGTGCTTATTGGCATCGCGCGTTTCTGGCACCAGCGGGCGAGCTTTTCAACCGCAAAGAACAAATACGTTATCTTGGGGGTTACCGGACCCAACGAATACGAGAACAATGTCAACAATAACTGGTATACCAACTATTTGGCCAAGTGGTGCATCGACTTCGCCGTAGAGCAGTTGCAGAAAGTCGAAGACGGCTATAACGATGACTACCGTAGGGTAATAGGAAAGACCAAATTGACCGATAGCGAAGTTTCACAATGGAAGAAGGTGGCCGGTAATATATACTTTCCATATTCCGAGGAAAAAGGCGTGTTTTTGCAACAGGATGGCTTTTTGGACAAGGAGTTGATTACGGTCGACCAGCTTCCTAAAAACCAGAGGCCTATCAATCAAAAATGGAGTTGGGACCGCATTCTTCGCTCCCCATACATCAAACAGGCCGATGTACTTCAAGGCTTCTATTTCTTTGAAGACCATTTTACGGAAGAAGAACTCGAAAAGCATTTTGATTTCTACGAACCTTTTACGGTACACGAATCTTCATTGTCGCCCTGTGTGCATAGTATACAGGCGGCAAAGCTCAATCGTATGCAACAGGCCTATATGTTTTACTTAAGAACATCGCGCCTAGACCTTGATGATTACAACAAAGAAGTGGAAGAAGGCCTGCATATTACCTCTATGGCCGGTACTTGGATGAGTATCGTAGAAGGTTTTGGGGGCATGCGGATCGTAGACGATAAACTTTCGTTTGAGCCGAAAATACCGGAACAGTGGGAAGCCTATTCCTTCAAGATCAACTTTAGAAACCGAATCCTTAAAGTGACGGTAAAAAAGAATAGTACCGAATTCTTATTGAACGGCCAAGATGATATGTCCATTCGCTTAAACGGCGAGCGCGTCGTTCTGAAGCCGAACAAGCTAAAAGTCGTTTAA
- a CDS encoding SusC/RagA family TonB-linked outer membrane protein yields MKITLLKNLVMLAAFLSFGIAQAQDVSGTVSDASGPLPGASIVVKGTTTGAQTDFDGNYTLSGVPEDATLVFSYIGYASQEIPVNGQSTINVTLQEDAQALDEVVIIGYGSTTVKDATGSVASVTSEDFNKGVISSPEQLIQGKTAGVQISQGSGEPGSGVSIRIRGTSSVRSNNNPLFVVDGVPLPSGDTSSEGTNIGVGSSSARNPLSFLNPNDIESMSVLKDASATAIYGSRGANGVVIITTKSGKGGAEGGTWEFSSDLSFSEPAEEYDLLNRRQFLSAVDAFGGSATDYGNDTDWQDLVTRSAASTNNNLAYSQNYGSGNVRATFNYGKQFGVIKKSSQERITGRLNISQRLLDDKLRLDLQGTISRVNDEAPPLSGSAGSTGDLLGSAYSANPTWPASSSFNPGDRINPLNLLENWQSLNNTNRYLVNFSASYDILDNLTAKATFGYDKADATREASLNANSFNVARGAAGNGRGALNDLINENRLFEFTVNYKTEFENSTLDVLGGFSFQDFNVRGRNVEGWGYSTTDLNSMARDLSNASDILESQLSGSYQQYGYAADVGGDDVPDGLFVNRLFPSAQTEFLGDASIPVSSIFTDTFDNTDELQSFFARVNYTIADKYLFTATVRADGSSKFGDNNQYGIFPSGAFAWKINEEDFIGDAVSTLKLRLNYGITGNQDGLGYGRFVRRERYSTGSINDAGEINVPGITTVEFANPDLKWEETTQYGVGLDFGFANDRLNGSLDFYRKETKDLLLNIEAAQPSPQPTFFQNLDALVLNQGVEFSLNYDFVQSEDFNWSAGFNIAYNKNEIQDFDGQIAAGTIRGAGLSNAFAQRLASGQPLFSFYLREFIGFDENGNPIHEGGNDNQKFVGKSALPDFTGGFSTSLNYKNWDASLYFNGQFGNYIYNNTANAFFTGGAIGSGNNVTQDVVGLAGEEGRFAEASVSTRFLEKGDFVRLQNASIGYNVPLSGEGCFDTMRLSLNAQNLFVITGYSGLDPEVSVSPAGADLLNGLPIAGIDYSSFPRPRTLTVGINVTF; encoded by the coding sequence ATGAAGATTACGCTACTAAAAAACCTGGTTATGCTTGCGGCTTTTTTAAGCTTTGGCATAGCACAGGCCCAAGACGTATCGGGAACCGTTTCCGATGCCAGTGGCCCTTTACCGGGAGCAAGTATTGTGGTAAAAGGCACCACCACTGGGGCACAAACGGACTTTGATGGAAATTACACCTTGAGCGGAGTGCCCGAAGACGCTACTTTGGTTTTCAGCTATATTGGTTATGCTTCTCAAGAAATACCTGTAAACGGCCAATCTACGATCAACGTAACTTTACAGGAAGACGCCCAAGCTTTGGACGAAGTGGTCATTATAGGATACGGTTCAACAACCGTAAAGGATGCAACGGGATCGGTTGCCTCAGTAACCTCCGAAGACTTTAACAAGGGGGTTATTTCTTCCCCGGAACAATTGATCCAAGGTAAAACTGCCGGTGTACAAATCTCACAAGGAAGTGGTGAACCTGGTTCGGGTGTCTCGATTCGTATTCGAGGTACTTCTTCGGTACGATCGAACAACAACCCATTATTCGTTGTTGACGGTGTTCCCTTGCCCTCTGGGGATACCTCTTCGGAAGGAACCAATATTGGTGTAGGTTCCAGTTCGGCCAGAAACCCATTAAGCTTCCTTAACCCCAACGATATTGAAAGTATGAGTGTATTGAAAGATGCCTCTGCTACAGCCATTTATGGTTCAAGGGGTGCCAACGGTGTTGTAATTATCACGACCAAGAGTGGAAAAGGAGGCGCCGAAGGTGGAACTTGGGAATTTTCTTCCGACCTAAGTTTTTCAGAACCTGCAGAAGAATATGACCTGCTTAACAGAAGACAGTTTCTTTCTGCCGTAGACGCTTTCGGCGGATCGGCTACCGATTACGGCAATGATACCGATTGGCAGGATTTGGTTACCAGAAGCGCAGCCTCTACCAATAACAACTTGGCCTATTCCCAAAATTATGGCTCAGGTAACGTAAGGGCCACCTTCAATTACGGAAAGCAATTCGGTGTTATCAAAAAATCATCGCAAGAGCGTATTACGGGTAGATTGAATATCTCTCAAAGACTTCTAGACGATAAATTGAGATTAGATTTACAAGGTACCATATCAAGGGTTAACGATGAAGCCCCTCCATTAAGTGGTAGTGCCGGCTCTACCGGTGACCTTTTAGGTTCTGCATATTCGGCGAACCCGACTTGGCCAGCGAGCTCAAGCTTTAACCCTGGGGATAGAATCAACCCCTTGAACTTACTTGAAAACTGGCAAAGTTTAAACAACACAAACCGTTACTTGGTCAACTTCTCCGCCTCGTACGACATTCTTGACAACCTGACCGCCAAGGCAACCTTCGGTTATGATAAGGCGGACGCGACAAGAGAAGCGTCATTGAACGCTAACTCCTTCAATGTAGCAAGAGGTGCCGCCGGCAATGGCCGTGGCGCTTTAAACGACCTTATCAATGAAAACCGTTTGTTCGAATTTACGGTAAACTACAAAACGGAGTTTGAAAACTCGACTTTAGATGTACTGGGTGGTTTTTCATTCCAAGACTTTAATGTAAGAGGAAGAAATGTTGAAGGTTGGGGCTACTCGACAACCGATTTGAATTCCATGGCCCGAGACCTATCGAATGCTTCAGACATTCTAGAGTCGCAACTTTCAGGTTCTTATCAGCAATATGGCTACGCGGCTGATGTAGGAGGCGACGATGTACCGGACGGTCTTTTTGTCAACCGCTTATTCCCTTCGGCCCAAACCGAATTTTTAGGGGACGCTTCCATTCCGGTTAGCTCTATTTTTACCGACACCTTTGATAATACCGACGAATTGCAATCATTTTTCGCCCGGGTCAATTACACTATAGCGGATAAGTATTTATTTACCGCCACAGTAAGGGCGGATGGCTCTTCTAAATTCGGAGATAATAACCAGTACGGTATATTCCCTTCCGGAGCCTTTGCCTGGAAAATCAATGAGGAAGATTTCATTGGCGATGCGGTCTCTACCTTAAAACTTAGACTGAATTACGGTATTACCGGTAACCAAGATGGTCTTGGTTATGGCCGATTCGTACGAAGGGAGAGATATTCGACTGGCAGCATAAACGACGCAGGAGAAATTAATGTTCCGGGAATTACAACCGTTGAATTTGCCAATCCCGATTTAAAATGGGAAGAAACGACACAATATGGTGTTGGTCTCGACTTCGGTTTTGCAAATGACAGATTAAACGGTAGTCTTGATTTCTATCGTAAGGAAACCAAAGATTTGCTCTTGAACATAGAAGCAGCGCAACCATCGCCACAGCCTACTTTCTTTCAGAACTTAGATGCACTGGTGTTGAACCAAGGGGTTGAATTCTCCTTGAATTACGACTTTGTACAATCCGAAGATTTTAATTGGTCTGCCGGTTTCAACATAGCATATAACAAAAATGAGATACAGGATTTTGATGGACAGATTGCCGCAGGAACCATTCGCGGTGCAGGTCTTTCAAACGCCTTTGCACAACGTTTGGCCTCCGGTCAACCTTTGTTCTCATTCTATTTACGTGAATTCATAGGTTTTGATGAAAATGGAAACCCTATTCACGAAGGCGGAAATGACAATCAAAAATTTGTAGGTAAAAGTGCCCTTCCCGATTTTACCGGTGGTTTTTCAACAAGCTTGAATTATAAAAACTGGGATGCCTCCTTATACTTCAACGGTCAGTTTGGAAATTATATCTACAACAATACAGCAAACGCCTTCTTTACCGGTGGGGCTATTGGTAGTGGAAATAATGTAACCCAAGATGTTGTAGGACTTGCAGGCGAAGAAGGTCGATTTGCCGAAGCATCGGTCTCTACCCGATTTTTAGAGAAAGGAGATTTCGTAAGACTGCAAAATGCATCTATCGGCTATAACGTACCTCTATCAGGAGAGGGTTGTTTCGACACTATGAGATTGAGCCTAAACGCTCAAAACCTATTCGTAATTACCGGTTATAGTGGTCTTGACCCTGAAGTTAGCGTTAGCCCTGCAGGCGCAGACCTTCTTAACGGATTGCCTATTGCCGGCATCGATTACAGTTCTTTTCCAAGACCAAGAACATTGACGGTTGGAATTAACGTAACTTTTTAA
- a CDS encoding BaiN/RdsA family NAD(P)/FAD-dependent oxidoreductase: MFDVIVIGGGAAGFYTAIHIAEARPHLKIAILERGKDVLGKVKVSGGGRCNVTHAEFDPRELVKNYPRGEKELLGPFHTYCSGDTVAFFEERGINLKIEPDGRMFPTSDSSQTIIDCFLGEAARLGIKVLKHSAVSAIESLPMENHETAWQITTIKHQYQCKKVVVATGSNPKIWKLLKDLGHSLVPAVPSLFTFNCKDKRISGIPGVSTMAEVEVFENRVYQSKVTTKLKSNNGKSAILTSDGPLLITHWGLSGPAILKLSAWGARVLNEMEYRFKIRVNWLPEYNFEGLMGLFSEIKEIEAKKTVLRTKAVEVPRRLWTNLVRASDISETDKWADITKSQLEKLARQLTECELKIDGKSTFKEEFVTAGGIDLKEINFKTYESKKLPGMYFAGEVIDVDAITGGFNFQNAWTGGYIAAQAIANAFK, from the coding sequence ATGTTCGATGTAATAGTCATAGGTGGTGGTGCGGCCGGGTTTTATACAGCAATACATATTGCGGAGGCAAGGCCCCATTTGAAAATTGCGATTCTCGAGCGTGGTAAGGACGTTTTGGGCAAGGTGAAGGTTTCCGGGGGCGGCCGGTGCAATGTAACCCATGCCGAATTTGACCCAAGGGAACTGGTAAAGAACTACCCGAGGGGAGAGAAAGAACTTTTAGGCCCCTTCCATACCTATTGTAGTGGCGATACCGTAGCCTTTTTTGAGGAAAGGGGAATAAACCTAAAAATAGAACCGGACGGGCGTATGTTTCCTACCTCCGATTCATCGCAGACCATTATTGATTGTTTTTTAGGGGAAGCGGCCCGTTTGGGTATTAAGGTTTTAAAACATAGTGCCGTTTCCGCAATTGAGTCCCTTCCCATGGAAAATCATGAAACGGCCTGGCAGATTACCACTATCAAGCATCAATATCAATGTAAAAAAGTTGTGGTCGCTACCGGAAGCAATCCCAAGATATGGAAACTTTTAAAAGATCTTGGCCACTCCCTAGTTCCTGCCGTACCTTCATTGTTCACTTTCAATTGTAAGGACAAGCGTATTTCCGGTATACCCGGGGTAAGTACTATGGCCGAGGTCGAGGTATTCGAAAATCGGGTGTATCAGTCAAAGGTCACCACAAAACTGAAAAGTAACAACGGCAAATCGGCTATTTTAACTTCCGATGGCCCCTTGCTTATAACCCATTGGGGTTTGAGCGGGCCTGCTATTTTAAAACTGTCGGCATGGGGAGCCCGTGTATTGAACGAGATGGAGTACCGCTTTAAGATTCGGGTAAATTGGTTGCCCGAATACAATTTTGAAGGTTTAATGGGGCTCTTCTCTGAAATCAAGGAAATAGAGGCAAAAAAAACTGTGCTACGAACCAAGGCGGTGGAAGTGCCCCGTCGTTTATGGACGAACCTAGTTAGGGCTTCCGATATTTCCGAAACCGATAAATGGGCCGATATCACCAAGAGCCAATTGGAGAAGTTGGCCCGTCAACTTACGGAATGTGAGTTGAAAATTGATGGGAAAAGCACCTTTAAAGAGGAGTTTGTTACGGCCGGGGGAATCGATTTAAAGGAAATCAATTTTAAAACCTACGAGAGTAAAAAATTACCTGGAAT
- a CDS encoding alpha-amylase family protein, whose translation MGGSKKKVVYQVFARLFGNTNTNNKPWGTIEENGVGKFSDFSKKALQEIKNLGVTHIWYTGVPHHAVINDYTAYGISNDDPDVVKGRAGSPYAVKDYYNVNPDLADRPENRLQEFVDLIDRTHKSQLKVIIDIVPNHVARNYEGKSTPEGQEPFGASDDTSVEYHRDNNFYYIPSTPFQVPEWRDGYLPLGGEKHKGVDHKFYENPAKWTGNGSRLAQPDFNDWYETVKINYGVRPDGSYDFEVLADDFGAKDHKAHYEFWQKRSVPDSWVKFKDIALYWIDMGVDGFRYDMAEMVPVEFWSYMNSNIKMKNPEAFLMAEVYNPNEYRNYIFKGKMDYLYDKVEMYDSLKHIMQGNGWTDHIPVVKNGTKDIEHHLLHFLENHDEQRIASPEFAGDARKGKPAMVVSATMTTAPIMVYFGQEVGEPAAEKAGFGGPSRTSIFDYIGVPHHQRWLNDKKFDGGQLSGNEAELRDFYQRLLTFTVKSDALMGAYQDIHFYNKDHTEYYNHHVLSYVRWSENEKLIIISNFDANDWFGFELKLPENIVREWQLSDGEHTIVDALYGVEKILRVENASAQVRIDIDPLESFIFIVK comes from the coding sequence ATGGGCGGAAGTAAAAAAAAGGTCGTTTATCAGGTGTTTGCCAGGTTGTTCGGTAATACAAATACCAACAATAAACCATGGGGTACCATTGAAGAGAACGGGGTGGGTAAATTTTCGGATTTCTCAAAAAAGGCCCTGCAAGAGATCAAAAACCTGGGCGTGACGCACATATGGTACACCGGTGTACCCCATCATGCCGTTATCAATGACTATACGGCCTATGGTATTTCAAACGACGACCCCGATGTGGTCAAGGGAAGGGCGGGTTCGCCCTATGCCGTAAAAGATTACTACAACGTCAATCCCGATTTGGCCGATCGGCCTGAAAACAGGTTACAGGAGTTTGTCGATTTGATCGACCGTACGCATAAATCGCAACTTAAAGTGATTATTGATATTGTGCCCAATCACGTGGCGCGAAATTATGAGGGAAAATCTACACCTGAAGGGCAAGAACCCTTTGGGGCCTCCGACGATACTTCGGTAGAATACCACCGGGATAACAATTTTTACTACATCCCCAGCACGCCTTTTCAAGTGCCCGAATGGCGTGATGGTTATTTGCCCTTGGGCGGGGAAAAACATAAGGGGGTCGACCATAAATTTTATGAAAACCCGGCAAAATGGACCGGTAACGGTTCGCGTTTGGCGCAACCCGATTTTAATGATTGGTACGAAACGGTCAAAATAAATTATGGCGTACGACCCGATGGTTCTTACGATTTTGAAGTCTTGGCCGATGATTTTGGGGCAAAAGACCATAAGGCTCATTATGAGTTTTGGCAAAAAAGGTCGGTACCCGATTCTTGGGTGAAATTTAAGGATATAGCGCTGTATTGGATAGATATGGGCGTAGACGGATTTCGTTATGACATGGCGGAAATGGTGCCGGTAGAGTTTTGGAGCTATATGAACTCGAACATCAAGATGAAAAATCCGGAGGCCTTTTTAATGGCTGAGGTCTACAACCCCAACGAATACCGAAATTATATTTTTAAGGGTAAGATGGACTACCTCTACGACAAGGTGGAGATGTACGATTCCCTAAAGCACATCATGCAGGGCAACGGATGGACAGACCATATCCCCGTAGTTAAAAACGGAACCAAGGATATTGAACATCACTTGTTGCATTTCTTGGAAAACCACGATGAGCAGCGTATTGCTTCCCCAGAGTTTGCCGGTGATGCCAGAAAGGGAAAACCGGCCATGGTGGTGTCGGCAACGATGACCACGGCGCCTATCATGGTTTATTTCGGGCAGGAAGTAGGCGAGCCCGCCGCGGAAAAAGCGGGTTTCGGTGGGCCTAGCCGAACGTCCATCTTCGATTATATCGGCGTACCCCACCATCAAAGGTGGTTGAACGATAAAAAGTTCGACGGTGGGCAGCTTTCTGGAAATGAGGCGGAATTACGCGATTTCTATCAACGTTTGTTGACGTTTACGGTCAAGAGTGATGCCTTGATGGGGGCGTACCAAGACATTCATTTTTATAATAAAGACCATACCGAATATTATAACCACCATGTACTTTCCTATGTACGGTGGTCCGAAAACGAGAAGTTGATCATTATCTCTAATTTTGATGCCAACGATTGGTTCGGTTTTGAACTGAAGCTTCCTGAAAATATAGTTCGCGAATGGCAATTGTCAGATGGCGAACATACTATCGTAGATGCGCTTTACGGCGTAGAAAAAATTTTAAGGGTAGAGAATGCCTCCGCCCAGGTGCGTATCGATATCGATCCGTTGGAATCCTTTATTTTCATTGTAAAATAA